A DNA window from Castanea sativa cultivar Marrone di Chiusa Pesio chromosome 7, ASM4071231v1 contains the following coding sequences:
- the LOC142643788 gene encoding (-)-germacrene D synthase-like isoform X2, which yields MMKYSLPSLFSYHLLMAHSCLVLGGKVDVFNKFKDNMGNFKESLTYDVKGMLSFYEATHMRVHGEDILDEALKFTTTHLESMAINFSHPLATQVSQALNRPIRKCLPRVEARQYFSIYQENASHNEVLLNFAKLDFNMLQKQHQKELSHISRWDISCIDQLPKYMKLCYKVLLDVFEEIEEEMCKDGRLYCVYYAKVAMKKLIQAYFEEAVWLKEKYIPTMEEYMSNALISCGYLTLSTISFIGMGDIVTKEALEWVIKEPKIVRAGSIINRLMDDIVSNEFEQEREHVVSGIECYMKQYGVSKQEVHDEFRKQIVNAWKDINKECIRPTEVAVPLLTRVVNLARVMDLLYKDEDAYTHLGGVMVEGTTSMLVDPVPV from the exons ATGATGAAGTATTCACTTCcatcattattttcatatcATCTACTAATGGCTCACTCATGTCTTGTGCTGGGTGGTAAAGTAGATGTCTTCAACAAATTCAAAGATAATATGGGAAACTTCAAGGAATCACTTACTTACGATGTGAAAGGAATGTTAAGCTTTTATGAAGCTACACATATGAGGGTGCATGGAGAAGATATACTTGATGAAGCACTTAAGTTTACTACCACTCACCTTGAATCAATGGCGATTAATTTCAGCCATCCTCTTGCCACACAAGTAAGCCAAGCTTTAAATCGACCTATTCGAAAGTGCTTGCCAAGGGTAGAGGCTAGGCAATACTTTTCTATCTACCAAGAAAATGCTTCACATAATGAAGTTCTACTAAACtttgcaaaattggattttaacaTGTTGCAAAAACAACACCAGAAGGAACTTAGCCATATCTCAAG GTGGGATATAAGTTGCATAGACCAACTCCCAAAATACATGAAGCTGTGTTATAAAGTACTCTTGGAtgtttttgaagaaattgaagaagagatgtGCAAGGATGGAAGATTATACTGTGTTTACTACGCAAAAGTTGCA ATGAAAAAACTTATTCAAGCCTACTTTGAAGAAGCCGTATggttgaaagaaaaatatattcccACAATGGAGGAATATATGAGTAATGCACTAATATCTTGTGGTTACCTCACGCTTAGCACCATATCTTTTATTGGCATGGGAGATATCGTGACCAAGGAAGCATTGGAATGGGTCATCAAGGAGCCAAAGATTGTTAGAGCAGGATCAATCATAAACAGGCTAATGGATGATATTGTTTCCAATGAG tttGAGCAAGAGAGAGAGCACGTTGTCTCGGGCATCGAATGTTACATGAAGCAATATGGTGTCTCAAAGCAAGAGGTACATGACGAATTTCGAAAGCAAATCGTGAATGCATGGAAGGATATAAACAAAGAGTGTATTAGACCTACTGAAGTGGCAGTACCTCTCCTTACACGTGTTGTCAATCTTGCACGAGTTATGGATTTACTCTACAAGGATGAAGATGCATACACACATCTTGGAGGAGTGATGGTAGAGGGTACCACCTCAATGCTTGTTGATCCAGTACCAGTTTGA
- the LOC142643788 gene encoding (-)-germacrene D synthase-like isoform X1, with amino-acid sequence MMKYSLPSLFSYHLLMAHSCLVLGGKVDVFNKFKDNMGNFKESLTYDVKGMLSFYEATHMRVHGEDILDEALKFTTTHLESMAINFSHPLATQVSQALNRPIRKCLPRVEARQYFSIYQENASHNEVLLNFAKLDFNMLQKQHQKELSHISRWWKGIDVATNLSFARDRVVELYFWILGVYFEPQYSIARRILTKTICMASIIDDIYDAYGTHEELELFIDAIKRWDISCIDQLPKYMKLCYKVLLDVFEEIEEEMCKDGRLYCVYYAKVAMKKLIQAYFEEAVWLKEKYIPTMEEYMSNALISCGYLTLSTISFIGMGDIVTKEALEWVIKEPKIVRAGSIINRLMDDIVSNEFEQEREHVVSGIECYMKQYGVSKQEVHDEFRKQIVNAWKDINKECIRPTEVAVPLLTRVVNLARVMDLLYKDEDAYTHLGGVMVEGTTSMLVDPVPV; translated from the exons ATGATGAAGTATTCACTTCcatcattattttcatatcATCTACTAATGGCTCACTCATGTCTTGTGCTGGGTGGTAAAGTAGATGTCTTCAACAAATTCAAAGATAATATGGGAAACTTCAAGGAATCACTTACTTACGATGTGAAAGGAATGTTAAGCTTTTATGAAGCTACACATATGAGGGTGCATGGAGAAGATATACTTGATGAAGCACTTAAGTTTACTACCACTCACCTTGAATCAATGGCGATTAATTTCAGCCATCCTCTTGCCACACAAGTAAGCCAAGCTTTAAATCGACCTATTCGAAAGTGCTTGCCAAGGGTAGAGGCTAGGCAATACTTTTCTATCTACCAAGAAAATGCTTCACATAATGAAGTTCTACTAAACtttgcaaaattggattttaacaTGTTGCAAAAACAACACCAGAAGGAACTTAGCCATATCTCAAG GTGGTGGAAAGGTATAGATGTTGCGACAAACCTATCTTTTGCACGAGATAGGGTGGTGGAGTTATACTTCTGGATTTTGGGAGTGTACTTTGAACCCCAATACTCTATTGCTAGGAGGATACTTACCAAAACAATTTGCATGGCATCAATCATAGATGACATTTATGATGCATATGGCACACATGAAGAACTTGAGCTCTTCATAGATGCAATTAAAAG GTGGGATATAAGTTGCATAGACCAACTCCCAAAATACATGAAGCTGTGTTATAAAGTACTCTTGGAtgtttttgaagaaattgaagaagagatgtGCAAGGATGGAAGATTATACTGTGTTTACTACGCAAAAGTTGCA ATGAAAAAACTTATTCAAGCCTACTTTGAAGAAGCCGTATggttgaaagaaaaatatattcccACAATGGAGGAATATATGAGTAATGCACTAATATCTTGTGGTTACCTCACGCTTAGCACCATATCTTTTATTGGCATGGGAGATATCGTGACCAAGGAAGCATTGGAATGGGTCATCAAGGAGCCAAAGATTGTTAGAGCAGGATCAATCATAAACAGGCTAATGGATGATATTGTTTCCAATGAG tttGAGCAAGAGAGAGAGCACGTTGTCTCGGGCATCGAATGTTACATGAAGCAATATGGTGTCTCAAAGCAAGAGGTACATGACGAATTTCGAAAGCAAATCGTGAATGCATGGAAGGATATAAACAAAGAGTGTATTAGACCTACTGAAGTGGCAGTACCTCTCCTTACACGTGTTGTCAATCTTGCACGAGTTATGGATTTACTCTACAAGGATGAAGATGCATACACACATCTTGGAGGAGTGATGGTAGAGGGTACCACCTCAATGCTTGTTGATCCAGTACCAGTTTGA
- the LOC142643156 gene encoding uncharacterized protein LOC142643156 isoform X1: protein MAGEAPSPSAQRIHQQQPTLFMPYVNNNVSVRTGEEFSLMFLQDRVAARRVPAVANSGQKREKRAVFNYDQNGQLGFEDLTGILGLRRIDSESTSDMSMPEHASARTSFNAKEMENGAYVDKSSKYYKENGDSGHRSRKAFGELNFDRTGMGIPIPPPLHKSGSPHSNNYPGSGVSGGSQLGRMKFLCSFGGKILPRPSDGKLRYVGGDTHIISIRKRITREELMKKTLGICNQPHTIKYQLPDEDLDALISVSSDEDLQNMIEEYCGLERHGGSQRLRIFLIPLCESEILSSFDGNTIQQNNPDYQYVVAVNGILDHTPRKNTSGMSLASEANKLGANLDCIPSFHRSSRTAPVPLELKGGFNALHPAQFFNQSQNMSRSPNHSPSHSPVPLQQEDSKSVHMQLHGDNSHKSSNEISSSSFTTQLPPEGSSTNTAGSKYLPQGEVTLMNHHHPNKQVDVSQPEHPHGEHIHNRNSRNETTSSVDRNDSDFDGFSYEKPKHKERTFHSEKPTSRPQDPLGLFSGSSDCIDSHRRMSHAFSDSKLNENGGSSAYCSQEGMSPLSPLNFPKAQPPLHLSASQEKPLQRNENMGLVYPQVQYMLVDVDPTGSQSRLDLLNSSSCSEIPSWNKPIYKVTGGVDDKYPTPGKDFSKSAFITLNHLEKNSSTLETMERLDEKYPFLYQGGKIYEERSPATGLECKNILPNVKSNLTSSFGVDTSTQELQVSGNVLPASSAIYFKPFVDNIIEHPKNFQVEKTPPDLGMSQRTANNQDCDLTTRVIGEQEKYISGFGNSEVAGLCPSARQQSYDLSDLMAGSIYGLASHAPPLFQPVGSQKDMAVNEPKLMSSIDLYPSAVHDDSDLSSNLNKNDHTLIGNPTEDALFLREFSLLDADFVSYPYQKVENLGYGGSVCEKSNVKDSTSENLNFPIKSHEKNQLESVIGEDVNETIHSHVQSLSITVPYILDETSSYKIDFRSPAATEVEGSVIPEFESEDAKADDEDITYSISGAMIAEMEASIYGLQEKGTVTLEYKISNTGGDVCHGTLSRDVVSFIRYDTIEKAQMSQSLLQRLRTAEFVNPLMVISSKPNVWLVVPKIDSTLDQFKKKNTRIWSCDDLLDDKYKIVVRDIIAGVIQLVNQGYMGELKIQDIAIINGHAKLMRISNELAVSKLRDVIQLVNQGYMGELKIQDIAIINGCAKLMRISNELGVSKLRDQLQNLLEDLLGNDPNNKELINFYSHLKSMQMCKLIHLRNHPILLTSQERLQIPVLLPLLLKYEKKSSNWKRKYDRQYRDEEVKKAKRLEKDQEYKVVYEYKSDQKREVNYIATKVEKDQDYKNVYKYRIYPNTASSQIDLSRNIIVHINDDGQCRTNEEVGKKLKYFFPDLWTRLFSLMISEGIDI from the exons ATGGCTGGTGAGGCGCCTAGCCCATCAGCTCAAAGGATCCATCAACAACAACCAACTTTGTTCATGCCATATGTAAATAACAATGTTTCGGTACGGACGGGGGAAGAGTTTTCGTTGATGTTTCTTCAGGATCGTGTTGCTGCTAGAAGAGTTCCTGCTGTAGCTAATTCGGGTCAAAAGCGTGAAAAGAGGGCCGTGTTTAATTATGATCAGAATGGCCAGCTGGGGTTTGAGGATCTTACTGGTATTCTTGGGTTGAGGAGAATAGATTCCGAGAGTACTTCTGATATGTCTATGCCTGAGCATGCATCTGCAAGAACGTCTTTCAATGCCAAGGAGATGGAAAATGGGGCTTATGTTGATAAATCAAGCAAATACTACAAGGAAAATGGTGATAGTGGACATAGGTCAAGGAAGGCTTTTGGTGAATTGAATTTCGATCGGACTGGTATGGGAATACCAATACCTCCACCACTTCATAAATCTGGGTCCCCTCATTCCAACAACTATCCTGGGTCAGGAGTATCTGGTGGTTCTCAATTGGGGAGAATGAAGTTCCTTTGCAGCTTTGGTGGAAAAATTTTGCCCAGGCCCAGCGATGGGAAACTCAGATATGTGGGTGGTGATACACACATTATTTCAATCCGGAAGCGCATTACACGGGAAGAGCTTATGAAGAAAACGTTGGGTATTTGCAACCAACCTCACACTATAAAGTACCAGCTTCCTGATGAGGATCTTGATGCACTTATATCTGTGTCTTCTGATGAGGATCTTCAGAATATGATAGAGGAATATTGTGGGCTTGAAAGGCATGGGGGTTCTCAAAGACTCCGGATCTTTTTGATTCCTCTTTGTGAATCTGAAATTTTATCTTCCTTTGATGGAAACACTATTCAACAGAACAATCCTGATTACCAATATGTTGTTGCTGTGAACGGGATCCTAGATCATACTCCTAGGAAGAACACTAGCGGGATGAGTTTGGCAAGTGAAGCAAATAAGCTCGGAGCTAATTTGGACTGCATTCCTAGCTTTCATAGAAGTTCTCGAACTGCCCCAGTTCCGTTGGAGTTAAAGGGTGGTTTTAATGCTTTGCATCCTGCTCAGTTCTTTAATCAGTCCCAGAATATGAGCAGGTCTCCCAATCATTCTCCTTCTCATTCTCCAGTCCCACTTCAGCAGGAAGATTCAAAGAGTGTTCATATGCAATTGCATGGTGATAACTCACACAAGAGTAGCAATGAGATCAGCAGTTCCTCTTTCACTACTCAACTACCACCTGAGGGCTCCAGCACTAACACTGCTGGTTCCAAATACCTTCCGCAAGGGGAGGTTACTTTAATGAATCATCATCACCCTAATAAACAAGTTGATGTCAGCCAGCCAGAGCATCCTCATGGAGAACATATTCACAACCGCAATTCTAGAAATGAAACGACTTCTTCCGTTGATCGAAATGATAGTGACTTTGATGGATTCTCCTATGAGAAACCAAAGCATAAGGAAAGGACATTCCACTCTGAAAAGCCAACCTCGCGTCCACAAGATCCACTGGGTCTCTTTTCCGGATCAAGTGACTGCATTGATTCTCATCGTAGGATGTCACATGCATTTTCTGATTCAAAGCTGAATGAGAATGGAGGAAGCTCTGCATACTGTTCGCAAGAAGGAATGAGCCCATTGTCTCCTCTGAACTTTCCAAAGGCTCAACCACCATTACACTTAAGTGCCTCACAAGAAAAGCCACTGCAACGAAATGAGAATATGGGTCTTGTCTACCCTCAGGTACAGTATATGTTAGTGGATGTTGACCCGACTGGATCTCAAAGTAGACTGGATTTGCTGAATTCTTCCTCATGTTCAGAGATACCGAGCTGGAACAAACCTATTTATAAGGTTACTGGTGGTGTTGATGACAAATACCCAACACCTGGAAAAGATTTCAGTAAATCTGCTTTCATTACACTGAACCACTtggaaaaaaattcatcaactttGGAAACTATGGAAAGGCTTGATGAAAAATATCCCTTTCTGTATCAAGGTGGAAAAATTTATGAGGAGAGATCTCCTGCCACTGGATTGGAATGTAAGAACATATTGCCTAATGTAAAGTCCAACCTAACTTCCAGTTTTGGTGTTGATACATCTACACAAGAGTTGCAAGTCTCAGGCAATGTGCTTCCTGCATCCTCAGCCATTTATTTCAAGCCTTTTGTAGATAACATAATAGAGCACCCCAAAAATTTCCAAGTAGAGAAAACCCCTCCTGATCTTGGCATGAGCCAAAGAACTGCCAACAATCAAGACTGTGATTTGACTACAAGAGTGATTGGtgaacaagaaaaatatatttcagGGTTTGGGAATTCTGAAGTTGCAGGCTTATGTCCAAGTGCCAGACAGCAGTCTTATGATCTGTCTGATCTAATGGCTGGGTCAATTTATGGCCTAGCTTCCCATGCACCTCCATTGTTTCAACCTGTTGGAAGTCAAAAAGACATGGCTGTTAATGAGCCCAAGCTAATGAGCTCTATAGATTTGTACCCATCTGCTGTCCATGATGATTCTGATTTGAGCTCAAACTTGAATAAGAATGACCATACATTGATTGGGAATCCAACTGAAGATGCTTTGTTTCTGAGAGAGTTTTCTCTCCTAGATGCTGACTTTGTTAGTTACCCTTATCAGAAGGTTGAGAATTTGGGCTATGGAGGATCTGTTTGTGAGAAGTCAAATGTTAAAGATAGCACATCGGAAAATCTAAATTTCCCAATTAAAAGTCATGAAAAAAATCAGCTGGAGTCAGTTATTGGGGAAGATGTGAATGAGACTATTCATTCTCATGTCCAGTCTTTGTCAATAACTGTGCCATACATCCTTGATGAAACCAGCAGCTATAAAATCGATTTTAGATCCCCTGCTGCAACAGAGGTGGAGGGCAGTGTCATTCCAGAGTTCGAGTCTGAG GATGCTAAGGCTGATGACGAAGACATTACTTATTCAATTAGTGGTGCAATGATAGCTGAAATGGAAGCCAGCATATATGGCTTGCAG GAAAAAGGCACAGTAACACTTGAGTACAAAATTTCAAACACTGGTGGAGATGTTTGTCATGGTACCTTGAGTCGTGATGTTGTATCATTTATTCGATATGATACTATTGAAAAAGCTCAGATGAGCCAAAGTCTTCTCCAAAGACTTCGCACGGCTGAATTTGTTAATCCTCTCATGGTTATAAGTAGTAAACCCAACGTTTGGCTAGTGGTGCCGAAAATAGATTCCACGTTAGAccaatttaaaaagaaaaacaccagGATTTGGTCTTGTGATGATCTATTGGATGATAAGTACAAGATCGTTGTAAG GGACATTATTGCTGGTGTTATTCAATTGGTGAATCAAGGATATATGGGAGAACTAAAGATTCAAGACATTGCTATTATTAATGGTCATGCCAAATTGATGAGAATCTCAAATGAACTTGCAGTGAGTAAGCTAAGGGACGTTATTCAATTGGTGAATCAAGGATATATGGGAGAACTAAAGATTCAAGACATTGCTATTATTAATGGTTGTGCCAAATTGATGAGAATCTCAAATGAACTTGGAGTGAGTAAGCTAAGGGACCAACTACAAAATCTATTAGAAGACTTATTGGGAAATGATCCTAACAATAAGGAGTTGATCAATTTCTACTCTCATTTGAAATCAATGCAAAT gTGCAAACTCATTCATTTGAGAAATCATCCGATATTATTGACGTCTCAAGAGAGATTGCAAATCCCAGTATTATTACCTCTGTTGctaaaatatgagaaaaaatcatcaaattggAAACGTAAATATGATCGTCAATATAGAGATGAAGAAGTTAAGAAAGCAAAAAGACTTGAGAAAGATCAAGAATATAAGGTGGTGTATGAGTACAAAAGTGACCAAAAGAGGGAAGTTAATTACATAGCAACAAAAGTTGAGAAAGATCAAGACTATAAGAACGTGTACAAGTACAGAATTTACCCAAATACTGCATCAAGCCAGATTGATTTATCTCGGAATATCATAGTACACATTAATGATGATGGGCAATGT AGAACCAACGAGGAAGTTGGGAAAAAGTTGAAGTATTTCTTCCCAGATTTGTGGACGAGATTGTTCTCACTTATGATTAGTGAGGGAATAGATATTTAG
- the LOC142643156 gene encoding uncharacterized protein LOC142643156 isoform X2: protein MAGEAPSPSAQRIHQQQPTLFMPYVNNNVSVRTGEEFSLMFLQDRVAARRVPAVANSGQKREKRAVFNYDQNGQLGFEDLTGILGLRRIDSESTSDMSMPEHASARTSFNAKEMENGAYVDKSSKYYKENGDSGHRSRKAFGELNFDRTGMGIPIPPPLHKSGSPHSNNYPGSGVSGGSQLGRMKFLCSFGGKILPRPSDGKLRYVGGDTHIISIRKRITREELMKKTLGICNQPHTIKYQLPDEDLDALISVSSDEDLQNMIEEYCGLERHGGSQRLRIFLIPLCESEILSSFDGNTIQQNNPDYQYVVAVNGILDHTPRKNTSGMSLASEANKLGANLDCIPSFHRSSRTAPVPLELKGGFNALHPAQFFNQSQNMSRSPNHSPSHSPVPLQQEDSKSVHMQLHGDNSHKSSNEISSSSFTTQLPPEGSSTNTAGSKYLPQGEVTLMNHHHPNKQVDVSQPEHPHGEHIHNRNSRNETTSSVDRNDSDFDGFSYEKPKHKERTFHSEKPTSRPQDPLGLFSGSSDCIDSHRRMSHAFSDSKLNENGGSSAYCSQEGMSPLSPLNFPKAQPPLHLSASQEKPLQRNENMGLVYPQVQYMLVDVDPTGSQSRLDLLNSSSCSEIPSWNKPIYKVTGGVDDKYPTPGKDFSKSAFITLNHLEKNSSTLETMERLDEKYPFLYQGGKIYEERSPATGLECKNILPNVKSNLTSSFGVDTSTQELQVSGNVLPASSAIYFKPFVDNIIEHPKNFQVEKTPPDLGMSQRTANNQDCDLTTRVIGEQEKYISGFGNSEVAGLCPSARQQSYDLSDLMAGSIYGLASHAPPLFQPVGSQKDMAVNEPKLMSSIDLYPSAVHDDSDLSSNLNKNDHTLIGNPTEDALFLREFSLLDADFVSYPYQKVENLGYGGSVCEKSNVKDSTSENLNFPIKSHEKNQLESVIGEDVNETIHSHVQSLSITVPYILDETSSYKIDFRSPAATEVEGSVIPEFESEDAKADDEDITYSISGAMIAEMEASIYGLQEKGTVTLEYKISNTGGDVCHGTLSRDVVSFIRYDTIEKAQMSQSLLQRLRTAEFVNPLMVISSKPNVWLVVPKIDSTLDQFKKKNTRIWSCDDLLDDKYKIVVRDIIAGVIQLVNQGYMGELKIQDIAIINGHAKLMRISNELAVSKLRDVIQLVNQGYMGELKIQDIAIINGCAKLMRISNELGVSKLRDQLQNLLEDLLGNDPNNKELINFYSHLKSMQIEPTRKLGKS, encoded by the exons ATGGCTGGTGAGGCGCCTAGCCCATCAGCTCAAAGGATCCATCAACAACAACCAACTTTGTTCATGCCATATGTAAATAACAATGTTTCGGTACGGACGGGGGAAGAGTTTTCGTTGATGTTTCTTCAGGATCGTGTTGCTGCTAGAAGAGTTCCTGCTGTAGCTAATTCGGGTCAAAAGCGTGAAAAGAGGGCCGTGTTTAATTATGATCAGAATGGCCAGCTGGGGTTTGAGGATCTTACTGGTATTCTTGGGTTGAGGAGAATAGATTCCGAGAGTACTTCTGATATGTCTATGCCTGAGCATGCATCTGCAAGAACGTCTTTCAATGCCAAGGAGATGGAAAATGGGGCTTATGTTGATAAATCAAGCAAATACTACAAGGAAAATGGTGATAGTGGACATAGGTCAAGGAAGGCTTTTGGTGAATTGAATTTCGATCGGACTGGTATGGGAATACCAATACCTCCACCACTTCATAAATCTGGGTCCCCTCATTCCAACAACTATCCTGGGTCAGGAGTATCTGGTGGTTCTCAATTGGGGAGAATGAAGTTCCTTTGCAGCTTTGGTGGAAAAATTTTGCCCAGGCCCAGCGATGGGAAACTCAGATATGTGGGTGGTGATACACACATTATTTCAATCCGGAAGCGCATTACACGGGAAGAGCTTATGAAGAAAACGTTGGGTATTTGCAACCAACCTCACACTATAAAGTACCAGCTTCCTGATGAGGATCTTGATGCACTTATATCTGTGTCTTCTGATGAGGATCTTCAGAATATGATAGAGGAATATTGTGGGCTTGAAAGGCATGGGGGTTCTCAAAGACTCCGGATCTTTTTGATTCCTCTTTGTGAATCTGAAATTTTATCTTCCTTTGATGGAAACACTATTCAACAGAACAATCCTGATTACCAATATGTTGTTGCTGTGAACGGGATCCTAGATCATACTCCTAGGAAGAACACTAGCGGGATGAGTTTGGCAAGTGAAGCAAATAAGCTCGGAGCTAATTTGGACTGCATTCCTAGCTTTCATAGAAGTTCTCGAACTGCCCCAGTTCCGTTGGAGTTAAAGGGTGGTTTTAATGCTTTGCATCCTGCTCAGTTCTTTAATCAGTCCCAGAATATGAGCAGGTCTCCCAATCATTCTCCTTCTCATTCTCCAGTCCCACTTCAGCAGGAAGATTCAAAGAGTGTTCATATGCAATTGCATGGTGATAACTCACACAAGAGTAGCAATGAGATCAGCAGTTCCTCTTTCACTACTCAACTACCACCTGAGGGCTCCAGCACTAACACTGCTGGTTCCAAATACCTTCCGCAAGGGGAGGTTACTTTAATGAATCATCATCACCCTAATAAACAAGTTGATGTCAGCCAGCCAGAGCATCCTCATGGAGAACATATTCACAACCGCAATTCTAGAAATGAAACGACTTCTTCCGTTGATCGAAATGATAGTGACTTTGATGGATTCTCCTATGAGAAACCAAAGCATAAGGAAAGGACATTCCACTCTGAAAAGCCAACCTCGCGTCCACAAGATCCACTGGGTCTCTTTTCCGGATCAAGTGACTGCATTGATTCTCATCGTAGGATGTCACATGCATTTTCTGATTCAAAGCTGAATGAGAATGGAGGAAGCTCTGCATACTGTTCGCAAGAAGGAATGAGCCCATTGTCTCCTCTGAACTTTCCAAAGGCTCAACCACCATTACACTTAAGTGCCTCACAAGAAAAGCCACTGCAACGAAATGAGAATATGGGTCTTGTCTACCCTCAGGTACAGTATATGTTAGTGGATGTTGACCCGACTGGATCTCAAAGTAGACTGGATTTGCTGAATTCTTCCTCATGTTCAGAGATACCGAGCTGGAACAAACCTATTTATAAGGTTACTGGTGGTGTTGATGACAAATACCCAACACCTGGAAAAGATTTCAGTAAATCTGCTTTCATTACACTGAACCACTtggaaaaaaattcatcaactttGGAAACTATGGAAAGGCTTGATGAAAAATATCCCTTTCTGTATCAAGGTGGAAAAATTTATGAGGAGAGATCTCCTGCCACTGGATTGGAATGTAAGAACATATTGCCTAATGTAAAGTCCAACCTAACTTCCAGTTTTGGTGTTGATACATCTACACAAGAGTTGCAAGTCTCAGGCAATGTGCTTCCTGCATCCTCAGCCATTTATTTCAAGCCTTTTGTAGATAACATAATAGAGCACCCCAAAAATTTCCAAGTAGAGAAAACCCCTCCTGATCTTGGCATGAGCCAAAGAACTGCCAACAATCAAGACTGTGATTTGACTACAAGAGTGATTGGtgaacaagaaaaatatatttcagGGTTTGGGAATTCTGAAGTTGCAGGCTTATGTCCAAGTGCCAGACAGCAGTCTTATGATCTGTCTGATCTAATGGCTGGGTCAATTTATGGCCTAGCTTCCCATGCACCTCCATTGTTTCAACCTGTTGGAAGTCAAAAAGACATGGCTGTTAATGAGCCCAAGCTAATGAGCTCTATAGATTTGTACCCATCTGCTGTCCATGATGATTCTGATTTGAGCTCAAACTTGAATAAGAATGACCATACATTGATTGGGAATCCAACTGAAGATGCTTTGTTTCTGAGAGAGTTTTCTCTCCTAGATGCTGACTTTGTTAGTTACCCTTATCAGAAGGTTGAGAATTTGGGCTATGGAGGATCTGTTTGTGAGAAGTCAAATGTTAAAGATAGCACATCGGAAAATCTAAATTTCCCAATTAAAAGTCATGAAAAAAATCAGCTGGAGTCAGTTATTGGGGAAGATGTGAATGAGACTATTCATTCTCATGTCCAGTCTTTGTCAATAACTGTGCCATACATCCTTGATGAAACCAGCAGCTATAAAATCGATTTTAGATCCCCTGCTGCAACAGAGGTGGAGGGCAGTGTCATTCCAGAGTTCGAGTCTGAG GATGCTAAGGCTGATGACGAAGACATTACTTATTCAATTAGTGGTGCAATGATAGCTGAAATGGAAGCCAGCATATATGGCTTGCAG GAAAAAGGCACAGTAACACTTGAGTACAAAATTTCAAACACTGGTGGAGATGTTTGTCATGGTACCTTGAGTCGTGATGTTGTATCATTTATTCGATATGATACTATTGAAAAAGCTCAGATGAGCCAAAGTCTTCTCCAAAGACTTCGCACGGCTGAATTTGTTAATCCTCTCATGGTTATAAGTAGTAAACCCAACGTTTGGCTAGTGGTGCCGAAAATAGATTCCACGTTAGAccaatttaaaaagaaaaacaccagGATTTGGTCTTGTGATGATCTATTGGATGATAAGTACAAGATCGTTGTAAG GGACATTATTGCTGGTGTTATTCAATTGGTGAATCAAGGATATATGGGAGAACTAAAGATTCAAGACATTGCTATTATTAATGGTCATGCCAAATTGATGAGAATCTCAAATGAACTTGCAGTGAGTAAGCTAAGGGACGTTATTCAATTGGTGAATCAAGGATATATGGGAGAACTAAAGATTCAAGACATTGCTATTATTAATGGTTGTGCCAAATTGATGAGAATCTCAAATGAACTTGGAGTGAGTAAGCTAAGGGACCAACTACAAAATCTATTAGAAGACTTATTGGGAAATGATCCTAACAATAAGGAGTTGATCAATTTCTACTCTCATTTGAAATCAATGCAAAT AGAACCAACGAGGAAGTTGGGAAAAAGTTGA
- the LOC142643994 gene encoding (-)-germacrene D synthase-like produces the protein MSHQICIATAQTQNPDANVHRRLANFRPSLWGDHFLSYSNKSEETIDGLEQVQRLKEEVQRMLMSPIDSLLEKLELIDAIQRLGVSYHFEGEIDEVLQQIHRYHYTCDVQESDDALYTIALHF, from the exons ATGTCTCACCAAATTTGCATAGCTACTGCTCAGACCCAAAATCCAGATGCTAATGTACATCGTCGCTTAGCAAATTTTCGTCCAAGCTTATGGGGAGACCATTTCCTCTCTTATTCTAATAAATCCGAG GAAACCATTGATGGCTTGGAGCAAGTTCAACGGTTGAAGGAAGAAGTACAAAGGATGTTGATGTCTCCCATCGATAGTCTTCTAGAAAAGTTGGAGTTGATTGATGCAATCCAACGCTTAGGTGTGTCTTACCATTTTGAAGGTGAGATTGATGAAGTATTACAACAAATTCACAGGTATCATTATACGTGTGATGTCCAAGAAAGCGATGATGCTCTTTACACCATTGCACTTCATTTTTGA